The Oxalobacteraceae bacterium OTU3CINTB1 genome includes a window with the following:
- a CDS encoding DUF1851 domain-containing protein, with protein MDEDFDYFLKTFGAAVQDPEQPQASDIEKYKGKLPARLLEYWKNYGWGGYKDGLFWIVNPAEFEPIVEEWLAGSGAEDRDSYHTVARTAFGELFLWGEKSGQTITVTPLDATMYSYPDDKRLLTRPDSAIASFFSDQDPEGLDFEDENERPLFKKAVKKLGKLKADEMYSFEPALCIGGMPRLENLVKVKMHEHLLLLEQLGEIEIIPIDVGGQVS; from the coding sequence ATGGATGAAGATTTTGATTATTTCTTAAAAACCTTTGGCGCAGCAGTCCAAGACCCAGAGCAACCGCAGGCTAGCGACATTGAGAAGTACAAAGGTAAACTGCCAGCACGCTTATTGGAATATTGGAAAAATTATGGTTGGGGGGGCTATAAGGACGGGCTGTTTTGGATAGTTAATCCAGCGGAGTTCGAGCCAATTGTCGAAGAATGGCTCGCGGGATCAGGTGCAGAAGATCGTGATTCCTATCACACTGTTGCTCGCACTGCTTTCGGTGAACTATTTCTGTGGGGTGAAAAAAGTGGCCAGACCATCACCGTAACCCCACTGGACGCCACCATGTACTCGTATCCAGATGACAAAAGATTACTAACTCGCCCGGATTCTGCGATTGCGTCATTTTTTAGCGATCAGGATCCCGAAGGTCTCGATTTCGAAGACGAAAACGAAAGACCTTTATTTAAAAAGGCCGTAAAAAAGCTTGGGAAATTAAAAGCGGATGAAATGTATAGCTTTGAACCAGCATTGTGCATAGGTGGTATGCCTCGCCTGGAAAATCTTGTAAAGGTCAAGATGCATGAACATCTCTTGTTGCTCGAACAACTGGGGGAAATAGAAATCATTCCTATCGACGTCGGCGGGCAGGTCTCCTGA
- a CDS encoding polymorphic toxin type 15 domain-containing protein, producing the protein MTGGFNLTERIQTVTKKLADVNAEMAWEAAGTAADVAGMVDPTPISDAVGAGIAIRNGDFLGAGLNVVGMIPYLGDAVAKPIKATRVAKRVLALKEKATLLTKELADLNALKKKEEAAELAAKEAKIAVDAKKAKDAEKAAAEQEKAAAKAKDKDCEDCAKGGKPTKIMPKKRVTCFSSKNLDPSKSKEFAEQLKRQEEALNNLTVKQYNDARAFFKKNGRAGSGLAQKKAREKYKKALVSKLTDENRNLKKMSLDDAKAAAQTEAKNTMKSLAALHEPDMIAGGKDEAVRLGDKSVNSSIGSQWKSRVKELDEATSKIPEAEQANTKMNAKLPKCRK; encoded by the coding sequence ATGACTGGCGGATTTAATCTAACCGAGCGGATACAGACCGTCACCAAAAAGCTGGCCGACGTCAACGCTGAGATGGCGTGGGAAGCGGCCGGCACTGCTGCGGACGTGGCGGGGATGGTCGACCCGACGCCGATCTCGGACGCGGTCGGTGCCGGCATTGCGATACGCAACGGCGACTTCCTCGGCGCTGGCTTGAACGTAGTGGGTATGATCCCCTACCTCGGTGACGCGGTGGCGAAACCGATCAAGGCGACGCGTGTCGCCAAGCGAGTTCTCGCGCTCAAAGAAAAAGCGACCTTGTTGACCAAGGAATTGGCCGACCTCAACGCGTTGAAAAAGAAAGAGGAAGCAGCGGAACTGGCGGCCAAAGAAGCTAAAATCGCAGTAGACGCGAAAAAAGCGAAGGATGCGGAAAAGGCCGCTGCGGAGCAAGAAAAAGCGGCCGCAAAGGCTAAAGACAAAGACTGCGAGGATTGTGCTAAAGGTGGGAAGCCAACGAAGATAATGCCTAAGAAGCGTGTGACTTGCTTCAGCTCAAAAAATCTTGATCCTTCCAAGTCTAAAGAATTTGCTGAACAACTCAAACGTCAAGAAGAAGCCTTAAATAATTTGACGGTTAAACAGTACAACGATGCAAGAGCCTTTTTCAAAAAAAATGGTCGCGCTGGCTCAGGCCTGGCGCAGAAAAAAGCTCGTGAGAAATATAAAAAAGCTTTGGTTAGTAAGTTGACCGACGAAAACAGAAATTTAAAGAAGATGTCGCTGGACGATGCGAAAGCAGCCGCGCAGACCGAAGCGAAAAACACAATGAAATCGCTTGCTGCTTTGCATGAACCAGACATGATCGCCGGTGGCAAAGATGAAGCCGTGAGGTTGGGAGACAAGAGTGTGAACTCATCTATTGGTAGCCAATGGAAGAGCCGGGTGAAGGAGCTGGATGAAGCCACCTCAAAAATCCCCGAAGCTGAACAAGCCAATACAAAAATGAACGCAAAATTACCGAAATGTAGGAAATAG
- a CDS encoding DUF4123 domain-containing protein, whose protein sequence is MNSHSSAPDEGQKVDNTYALIDCAAHDDAFAQLTTRFPDAQWRSLFADTPEAHLQSAAPLLIALDPTAEDKSIFMWLIEKERAHPSVTWIKSHFGLPTLAMMLTRRLQCRINDDEHVVLRFYDPRILLGLSSALTGPQKKFFFAPVSSWTAWEPRREAYYGIDPEPATPAEIAAFAVVPISLDERQREQLMYYDKEALYDSIIAHWEENSPEAIEGMEADMLRNIAIAAVARCAGYGIYNADDQHLFAGLMMRVSPSFDAHPMVRSYLRDEEIAPEERLSQMIDELPDAIWRQIGEQKRYEALFQHALPA, encoded by the coding sequence ATGAACAGCCATTCCTCCGCGCCCGACGAGGGCCAAAAAGTCGACAACACGTACGCGTTGATCGACTGCGCCGCGCACGATGACGCGTTCGCGCAGCTGACGACGCGCTTTCCTGATGCGCAGTGGCGCTCGCTGTTCGCCGACACACCGGAGGCGCATCTGCAATCTGCCGCGCCGCTGCTGATCGCGCTCGACCCAACCGCAGAGGACAAATCCATCTTCATGTGGCTGATTGAGAAGGAACGCGCGCATCCGAGCGTCACCTGGATCAAAAGTCACTTCGGCCTGCCCACCTTGGCCATGATGCTGACACGCCGGCTGCAATGCCGGATCAACGACGACGAACATGTCGTGCTTCGTTTCTACGACCCACGCATTCTGTTGGGCCTGTCCTCGGCGCTGACGGGGCCGCAAAAAAAATTCTTCTTCGCGCCGGTCAGCAGTTGGACCGCTTGGGAACCTCGGCGGGAGGCGTACTACGGCATCGATCCCGAGCCGGCCACCCCTGCGGAAATCGCCGCGTTCGCGGTCGTTCCCATCAGTCTCGACGAGCGCCAGCGCGAGCAACTGATGTACTACGACAAGGAAGCACTGTACGACAGCATCATCGCGCACTGGGAGGAAAACAGCCCCGAAGCGATCGAGGGAATGGAAGCCGACATGCTGCGTAACATAGCTATTGCCGCCGTGGCGCGCTGCGCCGGTTACGGCATTTACAACGCCGACGACCAGCATCTTTTTGCGGGCTTGATGATGCGCGTATCGCCGTCGTTCGACGCCCATCCGATGGTGCGCAGCTACCTGCGCGACGAAGAAATAGCGCCCGAAGAGCGGCTGAGCCAAATGATCGACGAATTGCCGGATGCGATCTGGCGTCAGATCGGCGAGCAAAAACGCTACGAAGCGCTGTTCCAACACGCACTACCGGCATGA
- a CDS encoding type VI secretion system tip protein VgrG, with product MSLPDLPGSSLVDGLFGTGLSQHARLITLASAQDSTLPESLMPERFTGREAVNELFRFDIDALSTSTDLELADFIGEEITLKLLQADGTRRAWHGICTDAAWLGADGGLARYRLRLEPGLALLGLRRDSYIFQDKNAQDLITELLADYKQVRFEFDVTQTLVARPIWTQYRESDLEFLQRVLASEGLSWRFEHDQEEGAADAEAGGQQQAKHKVVFFDSKAVAPETVGGAELRFHGVRATDSDDAIDEFNALRRIQANAVTISSWDPAQLVAPAAEQATSLDIGELPALSIYDGSAERRHADSAAADPHSRLMLQALELDNKLFEGQGSVRRLAAGHGFQLTQHEHYADGANKFTTLWVEHEGRNNVEPALGGLGKLIGAAKAGLATLAKFAGAQLEAGTYRNRFACVRDTVAIVPRAAAERFSGASLGPQTALVVGLPDAINTTTREHQVRIQFAWQRGAGANAGGLPHNTDDKGNAPGNDGSGTWVRVAEALAGPNWGSQFTPRIGTEVLVDFIEGDMDRPLVVAQLYTGADTPPYSAGVDTDINHAGVISGMHSNNFDGGGYNQWVVDDTPGQLRTRLATSSAATQLNLGYLVQQTPGSAQRGNYRGQGFELRTDAWGVLRSGEGMLISATARAQQGAGVTSTQLDSAEATGLLRAASELSKNLADAAAQQNALVSKDANQAQIDFITQIDPEQKGKFEGAVGGHDPLKATAGARDLDSGAPVEKFGQPVVLMEAPASINWATPASTVLFAGGQLQWTTQSDMHMAAAFTVASVSANATGLFTHAGGIQAIAANGPVSLQAHTDQLEILGDKAITIVSVNDVIEVKANQKIVLQAGQSSVTLEGGNITFACPGNFTVKGGQHIFQGGSSSAASLPGLPSASTTICLECLKKAALQGSSFLRR from the coding sequence ATGAGCCTGCCCGACCTGCCGGGCTCGTCCTTGGTGGACGGGCTGTTCGGAACCGGCCTGAGCCAGCATGCGCGCCTGATCACGCTGGCCAGCGCGCAGGACTCCACGCTGCCCGAGTCGCTGATGCCCGAGCGTTTCACGGGACGCGAGGCTGTCAACGAGCTGTTCCGCTTCGACATCGACGCGCTCAGCACCTCGACCGATCTGGAACTGGCCGACTTCATCGGCGAGGAAATCACGCTCAAGCTGCTGCAGGCCGACGGCACGCGCCGCGCCTGGCACGGCATCTGCACCGACGCCGCCTGGCTGGGCGCCGACGGCGGCCTGGCGCGCTACCGGCTGCGGCTGGAACCCGGCCTGGCCCTGCTGGGCCTGCGCCGCGACAGCTACATCTTCCAGGACAAAAACGCGCAAGACCTGATCACCGAACTGCTGGCCGATTACAAGCAGGTGCGGTTCGAGTTCGACGTCACGCAAACCCTGGTGGCGCGGCCGATCTGGACCCAATACCGCGAAAGCGACCTCGAATTCCTGCAACGCGTGCTGGCCTCCGAAGGCCTGAGCTGGCGCTTCGAGCACGACCAGGAAGAAGGCGCGGCCGATGCCGAAGCTGGCGGCCAGCAGCAAGCCAAGCATAAGGTCGTTTTCTTCGACAGCAAGGCCGTCGCGCCCGAGACGGTTGGCGGCGCCGAATTGCGTTTCCACGGCGTGCGCGCCACCGACAGCGACGACGCCATCGACGAATTCAACGCGCTGCGCCGCATCCAGGCCAACGCCGTCACCATCAGCAGCTGGGACCCGGCGCAACTGGTGGCCCCGGCCGCCGAGCAAGCGACCAGCCTGGACATCGGCGAACTGCCGGCCTTGTCGATCTACGACGGCAGCGCCGAGCGGCGCCACGCCGACAGCGCCGCCGCCGATCCGCACAGCCGCCTGATGCTGCAAGCGCTCGAGCTCGACAACAAACTGTTCGAAGGCCAGGGTTCAGTGCGCCGCCTGGCCGCCGGCCACGGTTTCCAGCTGACCCAGCACGAGCACTATGCCGACGGCGCCAACAAGTTCACCACGCTGTGGGTCGAGCACGAGGGACGCAACAACGTCGAACCGGCGCTGGGCGGCCTTGGCAAGCTGATCGGCGCCGCCAAGGCCGGCCTCGCCACCCTGGCCAAGTTCGCCGGCGCGCAACTGGAGGCAGGCACCTACCGCAACCGCTTCGCCTGCGTGCGCGACACGGTCGCCATCGTCCCGCGTGCGGCTGCCGAACGCTTCAGCGGCGCCTCGCTGGGACCGCAAACGGCGCTGGTGGTCGGCCTGCCCGACGCCATCAACACCACCACGCGCGAGCACCAGGTGCGCATCCAGTTCGCCTGGCAACGCGGCGCCGGCGCCAACGCAGGCGGCCTGCCGCACAACACCGACGACAAGGGCAACGCGCCCGGCAACGACGGCTCCGGTACCTGGGTGCGCGTGGCCGAGGCGCTGGCCGGCCCCAACTGGGGCTCGCAATTCACGCCGCGCATCGGCACCGAAGTGCTGGTCGACTTCATCGAAGGCGACATGGACCGCCCGCTGGTGGTCGCGCAACTCTACACCGGCGCCGACACCCCGCCCTACTCGGCCGGCGTCGACACCGACATCAACCACGCCGGCGTCATCTCCGGCATGCACAGCAATAACTTCGACGGCGGCGGCTACAACCAGTGGGTGGTAGACGACACGCCGGGCCAGCTGCGCACGCGCCTGGCCACGTCGAGTGCCGCCACGCAGCTGAACCTCGGCTACCTGGTGCAGCAGACGCCGGGCTCGGCCCAGCGCGGCAACTATCGCGGCCAAGGGTTCGAGCTGCGCACCGACGCCTGGGGCGTGCTGCGCTCGGGCGAAGGCATGCTGATCTCGGCCACCGCGCGCGCGCAACAAGGCGCGGGCGTCACCTCGACCCAGCTCGACAGCGCCGAGGCCACCGGCCTGCTGCGCGCCGCCTCCGAATTGAGCAAGAATCTGGCCGACGCCGCCGCGCAGCAAAACGCGCTCGTCAGCAAGGACGCCAACCAAGCGCAGATCGACTTCATCACGCAGATCGATCCGGAGCAAAAAGGGAAGTTCGAGGGCGCCGTCGGCGGGCACGATCCGTTGAAGGCCACGGCAGGAGCGCGCGATCTCGACAGCGGCGCGCCGGTGGAGAAATTCGGCCAGCCGGTGGTGCTGATGGAAGCGCCGGCCAGCATCAACTGGGCCACGCCCGCTTCCACGGTGCTGTTCGCCGGTGGGCAGTTGCAGTGGACCACGCAGTCCGACATGCACATGGCCGCCGCCTTCACGGTGGCGTCGGTGTCGGCCAACGCGACCGGGTTGTTCACGCACGCCGGCGGCATCCAGGCGATCGCGGCCAACGGGCCGGTGTCGTTGCAGGCGCATACGGATCAATTGGAGATTTTGGGCGACAAGGCGATCACGATCGTATCGGTCAACGACGTCATCGAAGTCAAGGCCAACCAGAAGATCGTGCTGCAGGCCGGGCAATCGTCGGTGACGCTGGAGGGTGGAAACATCACCTTTGCCTGTCCGGGAAATTTCACGGTCAAGGGCGGGCAGCATATCTTCCAGGGCGGCAGCAGCAGCGCCGCCTCCTTACCTGGCCTGCCTAGTGCGAGCACCACGATCTGCCTTGAATGTTTGAAGAAAGCGGCACTGCAAGGCAGCAGCTTCTTGCGCCGCTGA
- the icmH gene encoding type IVB secretion system protein IcmH/DotU — MTTSAPPSLIPGGQPAFSPAIAAGPGTEHTLMDLMYDGFYALFMLKNGNGPQANADFINKMTQFLDDFSRGAKKQGASADDIDNAKYAFCAAVDEIILRSPYGIRDAWERRPLQLVLFGDQLAGENFFNRLESLRARGSAHLQALEVFHMCLLLGFQGRYIIEGSEKLAYLTARLGDEIAHMKGKKSGFAPHAERPDQIIHKLRNDVPLWVLCSVFALIGALGYIGLRSMLGHGTETSMAAYNDVVKLAPKQANLTITLP; from the coding sequence ATGACTACTAGCGCCCCTCCTTCCCTGATCCCCGGCGGCCAGCCGGCGTTTTCGCCGGCCATCGCCGCCGGCCCCGGCACCGAACACACGCTGATGGACCTGATGTACGACGGTTTCTACGCCCTGTTCATGCTCAAGAACGGCAACGGCCCGCAAGCCAACGCCGACTTCATCAACAAGATGACGCAGTTCCTCGACGACTTCAGCCGTGGCGCCAAGAAGCAAGGCGCCTCGGCCGACGACATCGACAACGCCAAGTACGCCTTCTGCGCGGCGGTCGACGAGATCATCCTGCGCTCACCGTACGGCATCCGCGACGCCTGGGAGCGCCGCCCGCTGCAACTGGTGCTGTTCGGCGACCAGCTGGCCGGCGAGAACTTCTTCAACCGTCTCGAAAGCCTGCGCGCGCGCGGCAGCGCCCACCTGCAGGCGCTCGAAGTGTTCCACATGTGCCTGCTGCTGGGTTTCCAGGGCCGCTACATCATCGAAGGCTCGGAAAAGCTGGCCTACCTGACGGCGCGCCTGGGCGACGAGATCGCCCACATGAAGGGCAAGAAATCGGGCTTCGCGCCGCACGCCGAGCGCCCCGACCAGATTATCCACAAGCTGCGCAACGACGTCCCGCTGTGGGTGCTGTGCTCGGTGTTCGCGCTGATCGGCGCGCTTGGCTACATCGGTTTGCGCAGCATGCTCGGCCATGGCACCGAAACCAGCATGGCCGCGTACAACGACGTGGTCAAGCTCGCGCCCAAGCAAGCCAACCTGACCATCACGTTGCCGTGA
- the tssK gene encoding type VI secretion system baseplate subunit TssK translates to MSITGKLLWGEGLFLRPQHFQQQDRYHEQRLHDSVKALHPYAWGVSQLQLDRDALHNNTLRLLDLALVFQDGEIYNAPGADELPAEIDLSNIPQSQQALTFYAALPAFKHFGGNFAPEGQPSNAARYAQSNLDTPDLYTQAAHAQLTYLKKTLRLVSESEPRDSYVSLPLLRLRRLSTGGFEQDPSFIPPSLSIRSAPLLFLQLRRLLDALQAKVNALYGHHREPSKHVIEFRSGDMSSFWLLHTASSAYASLSHYFHHPTLHPERLYEQLLGLSGALMTFSKGISLSDLPQYDHLDPGPGFARLHGIIRELLDTVISSKYFAIALNEVKPSYHHGMLDSGKIDAQTTFYLGVSADLSGVEMVDVVPLRFKIGAPDDVEKFVLSAMPGVRLTHAPQVPAAVPVRPDTYYFALEAKGQMYERMLQAQSISIYVPAGMRDLKLDLVAVTS, encoded by the coding sequence ATGAGCATCACGGGAAAACTTTTATGGGGCGAGGGACTGTTCCTGCGTCCCCAGCATTTTCAGCAGCAGGACCGCTACCACGAGCAGCGGCTGCACGACAGCGTCAAGGCGCTGCACCCTTACGCCTGGGGCGTCAGCCAGTTGCAGCTCGACCGCGACGCCCTGCACAACAACACCTTGCGCCTGCTCGACCTGGCGCTGGTGTTCCAGGACGGCGAGATCTACAACGCGCCCGGCGCCGACGAGCTGCCGGCCGAGATCGACCTGAGCAATATTCCGCAGTCGCAGCAGGCGCTGACGTTCTACGCCGCCCTGCCCGCGTTCAAGCATTTCGGCGGCAACTTCGCCCCCGAGGGCCAGCCCAGCAACGCCGCCCGTTACGCCCAGAGCAACCTCGACACGCCCGACCTGTACACCCAGGCCGCGCACGCGCAACTGACGTACCTGAAGAAAACGCTGCGCCTGGTGTCCGAATCGGAACCGCGCGACTCCTACGTCAGCTTGCCGCTGCTGCGCCTGCGCCGGCTGTCGACCGGCGGCTTCGAGCAGGACCCGTCGTTCATCCCGCCGAGCCTGTCGATCCGCAGCGCGCCGCTGCTGTTCCTGCAACTGCGCCGCCTGCTGGACGCGCTGCAGGCCAAGGTCAACGCGCTGTACGGCCACCATCGCGAGCCGAGCAAGCACGTCATCGAATTCCGCTCCGGCGACATGTCGTCGTTCTGGCTGCTGCACACGGCCAGTTCGGCGTATGCGTCGCTGAGCCATTATTTCCACCATCCGACCCTGCACCCCGAGCGGCTGTACGAACAACTGCTGGGCCTGTCGGGCGCGCTGATGACCTTCTCGAAGGGCATTTCGCTCAGCGACCTGCCGCAGTACGACCACCTCGACCCCGGTCCCGGCTTCGCCCGCCTGCACGGCATCATCCGCGAGTTGCTCGACACGGTGATTTCGTCGAAATACTTCGCCATCGCGCTCAACGAGGTCAAGCCGTCGTACCACCACGGCATGCTCGACTCGGGCAAGATCGACGCCCAGACGACCTTCTACCTCGGCGTCTCGGCCGATTTGTCCGGCGTCGAAATGGTCGACGTGGTGCCGCTGCGCTTCAAGATCGGCGCCCCGGACGACGTCGAAAAGTTCGTGCTTTCGGCCATGCCGGGCGTGCGCCTGACGCACGCGCCGCAAGTGCCGGCGGCCGTGCCGGTGCGCCCCGACACCTATTATTTCGCCCTCGAAGCCAAAGGTCAGATGTACGAGCGCATGCTGCAGGCGCAATCGATCTCGATCTACGTTCCCGCCGGCATGCGCGACCTGAAACTGGACCTCGTCGCCGTCACTTCCTGA
- a CDS encoding tetratricopeptide repeat protein — MSTSIHLRRLLGGAACILALSACTTAPVVKVPVAPPTIAEVMGKAAAADSAGQKEAAIALWKQAAAAYPADKDPWTRMAQTKYEAGQYGEAIVNAQEILVRDPNDQLANSIIAISGLRLSTRALADLSRQNNLSGSLRTESQDLAKLLRESLGEQVLVPPAKPVAPAQRAVTPAKKGAKQPAREPKADPFDALK; from the coding sequence ATGAGTACATCGATCCATCTTCGCCGCCTGTTGGGCGGTGCCGCCTGCATCCTGGCCCTGAGCGCCTGTACCACCGCGCCGGTGGTCAAGGTGCCCGTGGCCCCACCCACCATCGCCGAAGTCATGGGCAAGGCCGCCGCCGCCGACAGCGCCGGCCAGAAGGAAGCGGCGATCGCGCTGTGGAAGCAGGCCGCCGCCGCCTATCCCGCCGACAAGGACCCGTGGACCCGCATGGCGCAGACCAAGTACGAGGCCGGCCAGTACGGCGAAGCCATCGTCAACGCCCAGGAAATCCTGGTGCGCGACCCCAACGACCAGCTGGCCAACAGCATCATCGCCATCAGCGGCCTGCGCCTGTCGACCCGCGCGCTTGCCGACCTGAGCCGTCAGAACAACTTGTCCGGTTCGCTGCGCACCGAGTCGCAGGACCTGGCCAAGCTGCTGCGCGAGAGCCTGGGCGAGCAGGTGCTGGTGCCGCCGGCCAAGCCGGTTGCGCCGGCGCAGCGCGCCGTGACGCCAGCCAAAAAGGGCGCCAAGCAGCCGGCCCGCGAACCGAAGGCCGACCCCTTCGACGCGCTGAAGTAA